Proteins encoded together in one Candidatus Binatia bacterium window:
- a CDS encoding ATP-binding cassette domain-containing protein yields VGRSGAGKSTLVSLIPRFYDVAEGAVCIDGIDVRRLTLASLRDHIGIVPQDSILFSGTLQENLLYGKPDATESDVLAAARAANADEFIAQLPDGYLTVVGERGLRLSGGQRQRMAIARTFLKDPRILILDEATAALDSESENLIHDVLRRLMHGRTTFIIAHRLSTVMNADRIVVIERGAICEVGRHADLLARRGVYSQLYEEQFRPGSVRSLIPGDQNGEAR; encoded by the coding sequence GTCGGGCGCAGCGGCGCCGGCAAGTCGACGTTGGTCTCCCTGATTCCACGTTTCTATGATGTCGCCGAAGGTGCCGTGTGCATCGACGGCATCGACGTGCGCCGCCTGACCCTCGCCAGCCTGCGCGATCACATCGGCATCGTGCCGCAAGACTCGATCCTCTTCAGCGGTACGCTGCAAGAAAACTTGTTGTACGGCAAGCCGGACGCGACCGAGTCCGACGTGCTGGCGGCGGCCCGTGCCGCCAACGCCGACGAGTTCATCGCTCAACTTCCGGACGGCTATCTCACGGTTGTCGGTGAACGTGGTCTGCGCCTGTCCGGCGGGCAGCGACAGCGGATGGCGATCGCGCGCACGTTCTTGAAGGACCCTCGGATCCTGATCCTCGATGAAGCCACCGCCGCGCTCGACTCCGAGTCGGAGAACTTGATCCACGACGTGCTGCGCCGCTTGATGCATGGGCGCACGACGTTCATCATCGCCCACCGGCTGTCGACGGTGATGAATGCGGATCGCATCGTGGTGATCGAGCGGGGCGCGATTTGTGAGGTGGGCCGCCATGCGGACCTGCTGGCGCGACGGGGCGTGTACAGCCAGCTCTACGAGGAACAGTTCCGCCCTGGCAGTGTCCGCAGCCTCATCCCGGGAGACCAGAACGGGGAGGCTCGATGA